The Arachis hypogaea cultivar Tifrunner chromosome 16, arahy.Tifrunner.gnm2.J5K5, whole genome shotgun sequence genome contains a region encoding:
- the LOC112755344 gene encoding rust resistance kinase Lr10 isoform X2, whose protein sequence is MVGAWYSVTEIKVGCSLMVATLTDKIPAEIGEGSNNVSYEEIRKVVGEGFSVSWLPAVCEEKCGKKTNCKVVNVSTGEVQCDRRYCHYAYHTTDKCGIAEQAIGYARAYLRGIVFGLGSRITFSTRNLGNAVGLEYFDGGIFIGRNIIPVILVTRYVLGVAVLLSVLIYIWRRRHWSIYGNIEHFLLDSNLNPIRYEYKEIKKMSGGFKVKLGKGGFGAVYKGKLRSGPDVAVKMLNEPNANGQDFINEVATIGRIHHVNVVRLVGYCVEKKKRALVYEFMPNGSLDKYIFAKEGTVPLSYEKMYEISLGVARGIAYLHQGCDMQILHFDIKPHNILLDDNFVPKVSDFGLAKLYPVDGSTVTLTAARGTLGYMAPELFYKNIGGVSYKADVYSFGMLLMEMASRRRNSNPNADESSQFYFPFWIHDQLYEESEIEIEDASEEEKSLVKKMFLVALWCIQLKPSDRPSMNKVVEMLEGDNDGSLALPPKPSFYSHEASRYVKEVNSNQASSMNSSGTSYLGETTTDYSMEDDD, encoded by the exons ATGGTGGGAGCATGGTACAGTGTGACTGAAATCAAGGTTGGGTGCAGTTTGATGGTGGCTACGCTTACGGATAAGATTCCGGCGGAGATCGGAGAAGGGAGTAACAACGTGTCTTATGAGGAGATCCGGAAGGTGGTTGGCGAAGGGTTTAGCGTCTCTTGGTTGCCGGCGGTTTGCGAGGAGAAGTGTGGAAAGAAGACAAATTGCAAGGTGGTCAATGTTTCGACTGGAGAAGTCCAATGTGACAGGCGCTATTGCCACTACGCTTACCATACAACCGATAAGTGCG GAATTGCAGAACAGGCTATCGGTTATGCTCGAG CTTATCTCAGAGGCATTGTATTTG GATTAGGAAGTAGAATAACATTCAGCACAAGAAACCTGGGCAACGCAGTTGGGCTGGAGTATTTTGATGGGGGAATATTCATTGGTAGAAATATTATACCAGTAATACTTGTAACTAGATACGTACTTGGAGTTGCAGTTCTACTTTCAGTATTGATCTACATATGGCGACGAAGACATTGGTCAATATATGGAAACATTGAACATTTTTTGCTAGACAGCAATCTAAATCCCATAAGGTATGAATACAAAGAAATCAAGAAAATGAGTGGTGGTTTCAAAGTGAAATTGGGTAAAGGTGGCTTTGGGGCAGTATACAAAGGAAAACTTCGTAGTGGTCCTGATGTAGCGGTAAAGATGTTGAACGAACCCAATGCTAATGGCCAAGACTTCATCAACGAAGTTGCTACAATTGGAAGAATACATCATGTTAATGTGGTACGTCTTGTTGGATATTGTGTCGAGAAAAAAAAGCGTGCTCTGGTGTATGAATTCATGCCTAATGGATCATTGGATAAATACATTTTTGCTAAGGAAGGGACTGTGCCTTTGAGTTACGAGAAGATGTATGAAATATCTCTTGGAGTGGCTCGTGGAATTGCGTATTTACATCAAGGTTGTGATATGCAAATTCTACATTTTGATATCAAGCCGCATAATATTCTTTTAGATGACAACTTCGTCCCAAAGGTATCTGATTTTGGACTTGCAAAGCTATATCCCGTGGATGGTAGCACTGTCACTTTGACTGCAGCAAGAGGAACTTTAGGCTACATGGCTCCGGAGTTGTTCTACAAAAACATTGGAGGAGTATCTTATAAGGCTGATGTCTATAGTTTTGGAATGCTTTTGATGGAAATGGCAAGTAGGAGGAGGAATTCAAATCCTAATGCCGATGAATCAAGCCAATTTTACTTCCCATTTTGGATACATGATCAGCTTTATGAGGAGAGTGAGATTGAAATCGAAGATGCCTCAGAGGAGGAAAAGAGCCTAGTTAAAAAGATGTTCTTAGTTGCACTTTGGTGCATACAGCTAAAGCCTAGTGATCGTCCTTCGATGAACAAGGTAGTAGAGATGCTGGAAGGGGATAACGACGGCAGTCTTGCATTGCCTCCAAAGCCTTCTTTCTATTCACATGAAGCTTCTAGATATGTTAAGGAGGTCAATTCCAACCAAGCGTCGAGCATGAATTCCTCTGGTACTAGTTATCTTGGTGAAACCACAACTGACTATTCAATGGAGGATGATGATTAA
- the LOC112755347 gene encoding protein phosphatase 2C 51 — protein sequence MLSQISQPSFKFFFISPLAPFSNTASLFFFLLPSSLVFVFGLFVLSLLHANNGTTMKDPKRLSPRRITFRRVVGDSDGTITSFKNARRRRLRIRRMKYTCEAKIHVENGGSPAADADAEVVDSDSKRSEIHESMEISLSLSSTSSEEEDRPSVGENFGGVLSYGSVSVIGNRKEMEDAVSVEIGFVGKENSKCDFFAVFDGHGGAQVAQVCRERLHRLVAEEVERRNEKVEWDWEGVMEGCFRKMDGEVAGNAAVRTVGSTAVVAVVATEEVVVANCGDCRAVLGRDGEAVDLSSDHKPDRPDELMRIEEAGGRVINWNGQRVLGVLATSRSIGDQYLRPYVISKPEVTVTKRTNKDEFLILASDGLWDVISSEAACQVVRRSLNGQIKRVSNGVGRQSCATEAAALLVEIAMAKGSRDNTSVIVVELSRTSSSS from the exons ATGCTCTCTCAGATCTCACAACCATCCTTTAAATTCTTCTTCATTTCCCCACTAGCGCCGTTTTCCAATACtgcatctctttttttttttcttcttccttcttctcttgtctTTGTCTTTGGTCTTTTTGTCCTCTCATTATTGCATGCAAACAACGGAACGACGATGAAGGATCCAAAACGACTCTCGCCGCGGCGGATCACTTTTCGGCGAGTTGTCGGCGATTCAGACGGTACCATCACGAGCTTCAAGAATGCTCGCCGGAGGAGGCTCAGAATCCGGCGAATGAAGTACACCTGCGAGGCCAAGATCCACGTCGAGAATGGAGGTTCCCCGGCGGCGGATGCTGATGCGGAGGTTGTTGATTCTGATAGCAAGCGGAGTGAGATTCACGAATCCATGGAAATATCACTGTCGCTGTCGTCAACGTCATCTGAGGAGGAGGATCGGCCGTCGGTCGGGGAAAACTTCGGTGGCGTATTGTCGTACGGTTCGGTGTCGGTTATTGGAAACAGGAAGGAGATGGAGGATGCGGTGAGCGTGGAGATAGGCTTTGTTGGGAAGGAGAATTCGAAGTGCGACTTCTTCGCGGTGTTTGATGGTCACGGCGGAGCTCAGGTGGCGCAGGTGTGCCGGGAGCGGCTGCACCGGCTGGTGGCGGAGGAGGTAGAGAGGAGAAATGAGAAGGTCGAGTGGGATTGGGAGGGTGTGATGGAAGGCTGTTTCCGTAAAATGGACGGAGAGGTTGCGGGAAATGCGGCGGTGAGAACGGTGGGTTCTACGGCGGTTGTAGCCGTCGTGGCAACGGAGGAAGTCGTCGTCGCAAATTGCGGTGATTGTAGGGCCGTGTTGGGAAGAGATGGCGAGGCCGTTGATTTGTCTAGTGATCATAAG CCCGACAGGCCTGATGAGTTGATGCGAATCGAAGAGGCTGGTGGAAGGGTCATAAACTGGAATGGCCAGCGCGTTCTAGGTGTTCTTGCCACTTCGCGATCTATAG GGGACCAATACCTTAGGCCATATGTAATATCAAAACCAGAAGTCACTGTGACAAAGCGAACCAACAAAGATGAATTCCTTATACTAGCAAGTGATGGCTTGTGGGATGTGATCTCCAGCGAAGCAGCATGCCAGGTTGTAAGGAGAAGCCTCAACGGCCAGATTAAGAGAGTTTCCAATGGAGTTGGGAGGCAAAGCTGCGCCACCGAGGCTGCGGCACTCTTGGTTGAGATAGCAATGGCAAAGGGAAGCAGAGATAACACCAGTGTCATCGTCGTGGAGCTAAGCAGAACATCTTCGTCCAGCTGA
- the LOC112755346 gene encoding uncharacterized protein, which translates to MTTSSLPRLLSTVPNPAPYLTRSEPLTRSISNSVSRLLCSYSTQQPRENTVTEQEHAPSLSHKEESMRTEEQEQEQEQQHDDDDEDGELVNDETGEVGGPKGPEPTRYGDWERKGRCFDF; encoded by the coding sequence ATGACCACCTCCTCTCTCCCTCGCTTGCTCTCCACGGTACCAAACCCTGCACCTTACCTCACCAGATCCGAACCCCTGACTCGCTCTATTTCCAACTCAGTTTCGCGCCTCCTCTGTTCCTACTCGACTCAGCAGCCCCGCGAAAACACCGTTACCGAACAAGAACACGCACCGAGCCTTTCTCACAAAGAGGAAAGCATGCGAAccgaagaacaagaacaagaacaagaacaacaacacgacgatgatgatgaagatggcGAGCTTGTGAACGACGAGACCGGTGAGGTTGGTGGGCCCAAAGGGCCCGAGCCCACCAGGTACGGCGATTGGGAGCGTAAGGGTCGATGCTTTGATTTctga
- the LOC112755344 gene encoding LEAF RUST 10 DISEASE-RESISTANCEUS RECEPTOR-LIKE PROTEIN KINASE-like 2.3 isoform X1, which produces MIFYLFINSQKWKDQTKQQHTNTIMQSQAPFPCSSITPKFVSLLFTIILLFLQPSTAKKHHSPCPPSSCGQIRNITFPFRLKGDPSHCGNKRYELECDSNNATVLTLFSGNYHVHHIDYKNYSIKLSDAGLSDNANCSFIPRTFLYDRSFKFAIGPDDFGSQPFTLNNFDPDTVDTFDPSRVAYFNCTDAVTDGAAYVKVDITASRCSALDLGNVYVMVGAWYSVTEIKVGCSLMVATLTDKIPAEIGEGSNNVSYEEIRKVVGEGFSVSWLPAVCEEKCGKKTNCKVVNVSTGEVQCDRRYCHYAYHTTDKCGIAEQAIGYARAYLRGIVFGLGSRITFSTRNLGNAVGLEYFDGGIFIGRNIIPVILVTRYVLGVAVLLSVLIYIWRRRHWSIYGNIEHFLLDSNLNPIRYEYKEIKKMSGGFKVKLGKGGFGAVYKGKLRSGPDVAVKMLNEPNANGQDFINEVATIGRIHHVNVVRLVGYCVEKKKRALVYEFMPNGSLDKYIFAKEGTVPLSYEKMYEISLGVARGIAYLHQGCDMQILHFDIKPHNILLDDNFVPKVSDFGLAKLYPVDGSTVTLTAARGTLGYMAPELFYKNIGGVSYKADVYSFGMLLMEMASRRRNSNPNADESSQFYFPFWIHDQLYEESEIEIEDASEEEKSLVKKMFLVALWCIQLKPSDRPSMNKVVEMLEGDNDGSLALPPKPSFYSHEASRYVKEVNSNQASSMNSSGTSYLGETTTDYSMEDDD; this is translated from the exons AtgatattttatctatttataaACTCCCAAAAATGGAAAGACCAAACTAAACAGCAGCACACAAACACAATAATGCAAAGCCAAGCACCATTCCCCTGCTCTTCAATCACACCAAAATTTGTATCACTCCTTTTCACAATCATCCTCCTTTTCCTACAACCATCCACCGCCAAGAAGCACCACTCGCCATGCCCCCCTTCTTCCTGCGGCCAAATCCGCAACATAACTTTCCCATTCCGACTCAAAGGCGACCCAAGCCACTGCGGCAACAAAAGGTACGAACTCGAATGCGATAGCAACAACGCCACAGTGCTAACTCTCTTCTCAGGTAACTACCACGTTCACCACATCGATTACAAGAATTATAGCATCAAGTTGAGTGATGCGGGTCTCAGCGACAACGCTAATTGTTCATTCATCCCTCGCACTTTCTTATATGACAGAAGTTTCAAGTTCGCCATCGGCCCCGATGATTTTGGATCGCAACCATTCACTTTAAACAATTTCGATCCAGATACAGTAGACACTTTCGATCCATCAAGAGTAGCGTATTTTAACTGCACCGATGCAGTAACTGATGGCGCTGCATACGTGAAGGTAGATATAACCGCAAGTCGTTGTAGTGCCTTGGACTTGGGGAATGTGTATGTAATGGTGGGAGCATGGTACAGTGTGACTGAAATCAAGGTTGGGTGCAGTTTGATGGTGGCTACGCTTACGGATAAGATTCCGGCGGAGATCGGAGAAGGGAGTAACAACGTGTCTTATGAGGAGATCCGGAAGGTGGTTGGCGAAGGGTTTAGCGTCTCTTGGTTGCCGGCGGTTTGCGAGGAGAAGTGTGGAAAGAAGACAAATTGCAAGGTGGTCAATGTTTCGACTGGAGAAGTCCAATGTGACAGGCGCTATTGCCACTACGCTTACCATACAACCGATAAGTGCG GAATTGCAGAACAGGCTATCGGTTATGCTCGAG CTTATCTCAGAGGCATTGTATTTG GATTAGGAAGTAGAATAACATTCAGCACAAGAAACCTGGGCAACGCAGTTGGGCTGGAGTATTTTGATGGGGGAATATTCATTGGTAGAAATATTATACCAGTAATACTTGTAACTAGATACGTACTTGGAGTTGCAGTTCTACTTTCAGTATTGATCTACATATGGCGACGAAGACATTGGTCAATATATGGAAACATTGAACATTTTTTGCTAGACAGCAATCTAAATCCCATAAGGTATGAATACAAAGAAATCAAGAAAATGAGTGGTGGTTTCAAAGTGAAATTGGGTAAAGGTGGCTTTGGGGCAGTATACAAAGGAAAACTTCGTAGTGGTCCTGATGTAGCGGTAAAGATGTTGAACGAACCCAATGCTAATGGCCAAGACTTCATCAACGAAGTTGCTACAATTGGAAGAATACATCATGTTAATGTGGTACGTCTTGTTGGATATTGTGTCGAGAAAAAAAAGCGTGCTCTGGTGTATGAATTCATGCCTAATGGATCATTGGATAAATACATTTTTGCTAAGGAAGGGACTGTGCCTTTGAGTTACGAGAAGATGTATGAAATATCTCTTGGAGTGGCTCGTGGAATTGCGTATTTACATCAAGGTTGTGATATGCAAATTCTACATTTTGATATCAAGCCGCATAATATTCTTTTAGATGACAACTTCGTCCCAAAGGTATCTGATTTTGGACTTGCAAAGCTATATCCCGTGGATGGTAGCACTGTCACTTTGACTGCAGCAAGAGGAACTTTAGGCTACATGGCTCCGGAGTTGTTCTACAAAAACATTGGAGGAGTATCTTATAAGGCTGATGTCTATAGTTTTGGAATGCTTTTGATGGAAATGGCAAGTAGGAGGAGGAATTCAAATCCTAATGCCGATGAATCAAGCCAATTTTACTTCCCATTTTGGATACATGATCAGCTTTATGAGGAGAGTGAGATTGAAATCGAAGATGCCTCAGAGGAGGAAAAGAGCCTAGTTAAAAAGATGTTCTTAGTTGCACTTTGGTGCATACAGCTAAAGCCTAGTGATCGTCCTTCGATGAACAAGGTAGTAGAGATGCTGGAAGGGGATAACGACGGCAGTCTTGCATTGCCTCCAAAGCCTTCTTTCTATTCACATGAAGCTTCTAGATATGTTAAGGAGGTCAATTCCAACCAAGCGTCGAGCATGAATTCCTCTGGTACTAGTTATCTTGGTGAAACCACAACTGACTATTCAATGGAGGATGATGATTAA
- the LOC112755345 gene encoding LOW QUALITY PROTEIN: rust resistance kinase Lr10 (The sequence of the model RefSeq protein was modified relative to this genomic sequence to represent the inferred CDS: inserted 2 bases in 1 codon) → MFRSQNFSILLLVLFLAPNSVTVNCRCTDKCGRIKIQFPFHLKNSNLNQNATYLPGFELSCNDKHQALLKLPKVPSVSFFVKQIDYKSQQIQIYHPNNCLASQLLALGNSSTSPFRFISPYYGGETSYSNVSFFSCASSSSYSCPILQLDSSSFIIDPGILSCTKVRDVLSVQWRFTDDDETSLFLDXVEQCEAQGKKCRLKSDGTKEEIECFVCKTNKISTSTLVLIVAGTIICLMLLVLLAFAMYHIYRYFKTKGEDQDRIEKFLEDYRAMKPTRFTYKDIKRITNGFKESLGEGAHGAVFKGMLSKEILVAVKVLNDTQGDGKDFINEVGTMGKIHHVNVVRLLGFCADGFHRALVYDLFPNGSLQKFLAPPDNRDAFLGWVKLQRIALGVAKGLEYLHLGCDHRILHFDINPHNVLLDDHFTPKITDFGLAKLCPKNQSTVSMTAARGTLGYIAPEVFSRNFGNVSYKSDIYSFGMLLLEMVGGRKNTNVSGEEIFQVLYPEWIHNMLEGKDIHIDIDNEGDMKIAKKLAIVGLWCIQWNPVDRPSMKTVVQMLEREGDKLTVPPTPFDSTTSSSRNNNNAVVSSRHLNFELEVIPELE, encoded by the exons ATGTTCCGTTCTCAGAATTTCTCCATTTTGCTGTTGGTTCTTTTTCTGGCGCCAAATTCCGTTACAGTTAACTGCCGATGTACGGACAAATGTGGACGCATCAAGATCCAGTTCCCATTTCATCTCAAAAATAGCAACCTGAATCAAAATGCTACCTATCTACCTGGATTTGAACTCTCATGTAACGATAAACATCAAGCTCTGCTGAAACTTCCAAAGGTTCCATCAGTAAGCTTCTTTGTGAAGCAAATCGATTACAAATCTCAGCAAATTCAGATCTATCACCCAAATAACTGCCTTGCTAGCCAGCTTTTAGCGCTCGGAAATTCGTCAACTTCACCTTTCCGATTCATATCACCATATTACGGCGGCGAAACTAGTTACAGTAATGTCTCTTTCTTTAGTTGCGCTTCGAGTTCTTCCTATTCCTGTCCAATTTTGCAACTAGATTCTAGTAGCTTCATCATTGATCCGGGAATACTATCGTGCACCAAGGTGCGTGATGTTTTATCGGTCCAATGGAGGTTTACGGATGATGATGAGACTAGTTTGTTTCTTGA GGTCGAGCAGTGTGAAGCACAGGGCAAGAAATGCAGACTCAAGAGCGATGGTACGAAAGAGGAAATTGAGTGTTTCGTTTGCAAAACAAACAAGATTTCGACATCCActcttgttctaattgttgcaG GGACAATAATTTGTTTGATGCTTTTGGTCTTGTTGGCCTTTGCAATGTACCATATTTATCGGTACTTTAAGACTAAAGGAGAAGACCAAGACAGGATAGAAAAATTCTTGGAGGATTACAGGGCCATGAAGCCTACAAGATTCACTTACAAAGATATTAAGAGAATCACAAATGGCTTTAAGGAAAGCTTAGGCGAAGGAGCACACGGAGCAGTATTCAAAGGAATGCTCTCCAAAGAAATTCTTGTTGCCGTGAAGGTACTCAACGATACGCAAGGTGATGGCAAGGATTTCATAAATGAAGTGGGAACTATGGGAAAGATTCATCATGTCAATGTTGTTCGCTTGCTCGGATTCTGCGCAGACGGATTCCACCGTGCTCTTGTCTATGATCTGTTTCCGAACGGTTCGTTGCAGAAATTCTTAGCTCCACCGGATAACAGGGATGCTTTCCTTGGTTGGGTGAAGCTTCAGAGAATTGCTCTTGGTGTTGCCAAAGGCCTTGAGTATCTCCATCTTGGTTGTGATCATAGGATACTCCATTTTGACATAAATCCCCATAATGTGTTACTAGATGATCACTTCACTCCAAAAATAACAGATTTTGGCCTTGCAAAGTTGTGTCCGAAAAATCAAAGCACGGTGTCTATGACTGCGGCGAGGGGGACATTGGGCTATATTGCCCCTGAAGTATTCTCAAGAAATTTTGGTAACGTGTCGTACAAGTCTGATATTTATAGCTTTGGAATGTTGCTACTTGAGATGGTTGGAGGAAGAAAGAACACAAATGTGTCTGGTGAGGAAATTTTCCAAGTTTTGTACCCAGAATGGATCCATAATATGCTTGAAGGGAAAGACATCCACATTGATATTGACAATGAGGGAGACATGAAAATTGCCAAGAAACTTGCCATTGTAGGACTTTGGTGCATTCAGTGGAATCCTGTAGATCGTCCATCAATGAAAACTGTGGTACAAATGCTTGAAAGGGAAGGAGACAAGTTAACGGTCCCCCCTACACCGTTTGACTCCACTACCAGCTCAAGTAGAAACAATAATAATGCAGTTGTTTCATCAAGACATCTAAATTTTGAGCTAGAGGTTATTCCTGAGTTAGAGTAA